TCGCCGCTGCCGCAGCCGAGGTCGAGACAGCGCCAGCCGGGGGTGATGCCCACCCGGTCGAAGAGGTCCCGCGTGTCGGGCATCCGTGCCCGGGCGAGCAACTGAAGCCGCTCGTATCCCCGCTTTCCGCCGCGAATGACGTACCGCTCCACGGGTCGAGGTTACGGCGAGGCCCGCCTCGACACGCCGTAAGTCGCTGCGGACCGGTCGCGGACAACGGAGGATGGGCCGATGCGATGTGTGGTCTTCGGCGCGACGGGTTACATCGGCGGCCGCCTCGTGCCGGACCTGCTCGACGCGGGTCACCAGGTGCGGGTTGTCGCGCGTCACCTGGACAAGCTTTCGGGCGTGCCCTGGCGCGACCGCGTCGAAGAGGTGTCCGCCGACGTCCTCGATCCGGCCGCCGTCGCGACGGCGGTCGACGGGCAGGACGTCGTGTACTTCCTCGTGCATTCGCTGACGCAGCGGGACTTCGCCGACATCGACCGCCGTGCTGCGCGGACCGTGGCCGACGCCGCGGCCGCTGCGGGGGTTTCCCGGATCGTCTATCTGGGCGGCCTGCATCCGGCCGGGGTGGAGCTCTCGGCGCACCTCGCGTCGCGCACCGAGGTGGGACAGATCCTGCTCGACGGCGAGGTACCGACCGTCGTACTGCAGGCGGCGGTGATCATCGGATCGGGGTCGGCCAGCTTCGAGATGCTGCGGTATCTGACCGAAC
The Mycobacteriales bacterium DNA segment above includes these coding regions:
- a CDS encoding NAD(P)H-binding protein → MRCVVFGATGYIGGRLVPDLLDAGHQVRVVARHLDKLSGVPWRDRVEEVSADVLDPAAVATAVDGQDVVYFLVHSLTQRDFADIDRRAARTVADAAAAAGVSRIVYLGGLHPAGVELSAHLASRTEVGQILLDGEVPTVVLQAAVIIGSGSASFEMLRYLTE